A region from the Acuticoccus sediminis genome encodes:
- a CDS encoding alpha/beta hydrolase has protein sequence MPEVIFTGPAGRLEGRLQASPNRRAPLAIVLHPHPHFGGTMNNQIIYNLFYMFKERNFTVLRFNFRGVGRSQGEFDHGAGELADAASALDWLQAVHPEAQGCWIAGFSFGAWIGMQLLMRRPEVEGFMSIAPPANLHDFSFLAPCPSSGLIIHGDRDRVAIPKDTQTLVDKLKLQKGIKITHTVIPGANHFFDGQVDELIGHCSDYLDMRLGRTPSPEPTEALPAPVSSSE, from the coding sequence ATGCCTGAAGTCATCTTTACCGGACCCGCCGGCCGCCTCGAGGGGCGCTTGCAGGCCTCACCGAATCGCCGCGCTCCGCTCGCGATTGTTCTCCATCCCCATCCGCACTTCGGGGGGACGATGAACAATCAGATCATCTACAACCTCTTTTACATGTTCAAGGAGCGGAATTTCACCGTCCTGCGGTTCAATTTCCGTGGCGTCGGCCGCTCCCAGGGCGAATTCGACCACGGCGCCGGCGAGCTCGCCGACGCTGCCTCCGCGCTCGACTGGCTGCAGGCGGTCCACCCCGAAGCGCAGGGCTGCTGGATCGCCGGCTTCTCCTTCGGCGCCTGGATCGGCATGCAGCTCCTGATGCGCCGTCCGGAGGTCGAGGGGTTCATGTCGATCGCTCCGCCCGCCAACCTGCACGACTTCTCGTTCCTGGCGCCCTGCCCGTCCTCGGGCCTCATCATCCACGGCGATCGCGACCGTGTGGCGATCCCGAAGGACACCCAGACGCTGGTCGACAAGCTGAAACTGCAGAAGGGCATCAAGATCACCCACACGGTCATCCCCGGCGCGAACCACTTCTTCGACGGCCAGGTGGATGAGCTGATCGGCCACTGCTCGGACTATCTCGACATGCGCCTCGGCCGGACCCCGTCGCCGGAGCCCACCGAAGCGCTGCCCGCGCCGGTCTCCAGCAGCGAGTGA
- the scpB gene encoding SMC-Scp complex subunit ScpB, with protein sequence MAEPVRLFADAGHSETIRALEAILFAAATPMSEAALLERLPEENDIRASLRQLQTIYANRGVNLVEVADGWAFRTAPDLAHLLAAERTTERRLSRAAMETLAIIAYHQPVTRAEIEEVRGVAVAKGTLDILLESGWVRMRGRRRVPGRPVTFGTTPGFLDAFSLASITDLPGLDDLQGSGLLEGTPPSGFTVPVPRDDDRLDDDEDPLEDEGMDPGDGDLGEDGAEAGETSDGGEGGSDRTKADHDA encoded by the coding sequence ATGGCTGAACCGGTTCGCCTCTTCGCCGACGCCGGCCATTCGGAAACGATCCGCGCGCTGGAGGCGATCCTGTTCGCCGCCGCGACGCCGATGTCGGAGGCGGCCCTCCTGGAGCGCCTGCCGGAAGAGAACGACATCCGCGCCTCGCTGCGCCAGCTCCAGACCATCTACGCCAACCGGGGCGTCAATCTGGTGGAGGTGGCGGACGGCTGGGCCTTCCGCACCGCACCGGACCTTGCCCACCTTCTGGCCGCAGAGCGCACCACGGAGCGGCGCCTGTCGCGCGCGGCGATGGAGACGCTCGCCATCATCGCCTACCACCAGCCGGTGACGCGCGCCGAGATCGAGGAGGTCCGCGGCGTCGCCGTCGCCAAGGGCACGCTCGACATCCTGCTGGAATCCGGTTGGGTCCGGATGCGCGGGCGCCGCCGCGTTCCCGGCCGTCCGGTCACGTTCGGCACCACGCCCGGCTTCCTCGACGCGTTCTCGCTCGCCTCGATCACCGACCTTCCCGGTCTCGACGACCTGCAGGGCTCCGGCCTTCTGGAAGGGACCCCGCCGTCCGGCTTCACCGTCCCCGTCCCGCGCGACGACGACCGCCTCGACGACGACGAGGACCCGCTGGAGGACGAGGGCATGGACCCCGGCGACGGCGACCTCGGCGAGGACGGTGCCGAGGCCGGTGAAACCTCGGACGGCGGCGAGGGCGGGAGCGATCGGACCAAGGCCGACCATGACGCCTGA
- the bcp gene encoding thioredoxin-dependent thiol peroxidase → MTTIDEGAQAPNFTLPGDNGSEISLSAYSGRPVVVYFYPKDNTSGCTKEAIAFNELAGEFEAAGIAIIGISPDPVASHDSFKAKHELTFALGADVDKSVAEAFGVWVEKSMYGRKYMGVERSTFLIDKDGKVARAWRKVKVPGHAEKVLEAAKAL, encoded by the coding sequence ATGACCACGATCGATGAAGGCGCTCAAGCGCCCAACTTTACCCTTCCAGGTGATAACGGAAGCGAAATTTCGCTGTCGGCCTATAGCGGCCGTCCGGTGGTCGTCTACTTCTACCCCAAGGACAATACGTCCGGGTGCACGAAAGAGGCCATCGCTTTCAACGAGTTGGCCGGAGAGTTCGAAGCCGCGGGCATCGCCATCATCGGGATTTCGCCCGACCCGGTGGCGAGCCACGATTCCTTCAAGGCCAAGCACGAACTGACGTTTGCGCTCGGGGCCGACGTCGACAAGTCGGTCGCCGAGGCGTTCGGCGTGTGGGTCGAGAAATCCATGTATGGTCGCAAATATATGGGCGTCGAGCGGTCCACCTTCCTGATCGACAAGGACGGCAAGGTTGCCAGGGCATGGCGCAAGGTAAAGGTCCCGGGCCATGCCGAGAAGGTGCTGGAGGCCGCCAAGGCACTCTGA
- the tatB gene encoding Sec-independent protein translocase protein TatB: MFDIGWSEILVVAVIAIIVVGPKELPGMLRAFGKTFGQVRRTAREFQNTFNDALREAERQANLEDVRKDIESVRALDPTKTLRKSLDDTKKQLSGKIDTGTTGSSAASKEGAPAVSDVVPLKNPDPAATDAPRPQPAVETPPAAGSDGAASAAPAAETPSTGGGDGEARRTAAAGGER, translated from the coding sequence GTGTTTGATATTGGCTGGTCAGAGATCCTCGTCGTCGCGGTGATCGCGATCATCGTCGTCGGTCCGAAGGAACTGCCGGGAATGTTGCGGGCGTTCGGTAAGACCTTTGGTCAGGTCCGCCGGACGGCGCGAGAGTTCCAGAATACCTTCAACGACGCACTTCGTGAGGCGGAGCGGCAGGCGAACCTCGAGGATGTCCGCAAGGACATCGAGAGCGTGCGCGCGCTCGACCCGACGAAGACGCTGCGCAAGTCCCTCGACGACACCAAAAAGCAGCTTTCCGGAAAGATCGACACCGGGACGACGGGCAGCAGCGCGGCGTCCAAGGAAGGTGCGCCGGCGGTGTCCGACGTCGTGCCGCTCAAGAACCCCGACCCCGCCGCGACCGACGCGCCGCGGCCCCAGCCGGCGGTCGAGACCCCGCCCGCCGCGGGGAGCGACGGTGCGGCAAGCGCGGCCCCGGCGGCCGAGACGCCGTCCACGGGCGGCGGTGACGGTGAAGCGCGGCGGACGGCCGCTGCAGGGGGAGAGCGTTGA
- a CDS encoding twin-arginine translocase TatA/TatE family subunit → MGISIWQVLIIAIVLVLLFGRGKISDLMGDVAKGIKSFKKGMADDDEETRTIDHSPSQTVSSKEQERHNA, encoded by the coding sequence ATGGGTATCAGTATCTGGCAGGTTCTCATCATCGCTATCGTGCTCGTGCTCCTGTTCGGGCGCGGCAAGATCTCCGATCTGATGGGCGATGTTGCCAAGGGCATCAAGAGCTTCAAGAAGGGCATGGCCGACGATGACGAGGAGACTCGCACCATCGATCACAGCCCCTCGCAGACGGTGTCGAGTAAGGAACAAGAGCGCCACAACGCCTGA
- the tatC gene encoding twin-arginine translocase subunit TatC, with product MTHEDIEASKAPLIEHLIELRSRLIKSIIAIGIAFIVCFYFANDIFNILVWPFERAAGAEREIRLIYTAPQEYFFTQLQLALFGALFLAFPVIAVQVYMFVAPGLYHNERGAFRPFLIATPILFALGAALVYFVVMPLAMSFFLSMEQPADGHGAAIEMLPQTSRYLGLIMLLIFAFGIVFQTPVILSLLGKAGLVTAADLRKKRKYAIVVVFILAAVLTPPDPISQIGLAVPGLLLYEISILCVRRIEKNRAKREAEEAAAEG from the coding sequence TTGACCCACGAGGATATCGAGGCCTCCAAGGCCCCGTTGATCGAACACCTGATCGAGCTGCGGTCGCGGCTGATCAAGTCGATCATCGCGATCGGGATCGCGTTCATCGTCTGCTTCTATTTCGCCAACGACATCTTCAACATCCTCGTCTGGCCGTTCGAGCGGGCGGCAGGGGCGGAGCGCGAGATCCGTCTGATCTACACCGCGCCGCAGGAGTACTTCTTCACCCAGCTCCAGCTCGCGCTGTTCGGCGCGCTGTTCCTGGCGTTCCCGGTGATCGCGGTGCAGGTGTACATGTTCGTGGCGCCCGGCCTCTACCACAACGAGCGGGGCGCGTTCCGGCCGTTCCTGATCGCGACGCCCATCCTGTTCGCCCTGGGCGCGGCGCTCGTCTACTTCGTGGTGATGCCGCTCGCGATGAGCTTCTTCCTGTCGATGGAGCAGCCGGCGGACGGACACGGCGCGGCGATCGAGATGTTGCCGCAGACATCGCGATACCTGGGGCTCATCATGCTCCTGATCTTCGCGTTCGGCATCGTCTTCCAGACGCCGGTGATCCTGTCGCTGCTCGGCAAGGCCGGCCTCGTCACGGCGGCGGACCTGCGCAAGAAGCGCAAGTACGCCATCGTGGTGGTGTTCATTCTCGCCGCGGTGCTGACCCCGCCGGACCCGATCAGCCAGATCGGCCTCGCCGTGCCGGGCCTCCTCCTCTACGAGATATCGATTCTCTGCGTCCGGCGGATCGAAAAGAACCGCGCGAAGCGCGAGGCGGAAGAGGCCGCCGCCGAAGGCTGA
- a CDS encoding AsmA-like C-terminal region-containing protein — MPRARLIAIVALSALVIAIVRITVAPISIPITGMLERIAMERMGAELSIGRVGVRLGAGLLVLSIEDLRLRAPHLSATVDSIKVEQHFGGRVVKVNGGAMQIDPSGERDGPPALPRPGDALAMLDKGLAGLRAALLEQGVKRVTMTDGRIDLIAAGRPINEARVFQDVGASVRASDEGLKVTAGAVGGSGPIAVNLDFEKQPAGNAFELSVEGLVPRDLARMPPLQKGFVLAVNMSASVPADEPPKARATIGISGGTIVMRNDPPRQFDGGRIDLALAPDGNTIEVLPSEFRAGMSTLTLAGDITAGAAPQDPWTFSLNAPYALLHSADLEKTPVDLTGATLTGRIDMAEGVIAVDAFHADTETGRADAVFSVDIHEGKPWFAMAAQIGQSSINTLLGAWPTIAAYEPRKAIANVVKGGIVKRGDVMLAFTPLEMDPDPQTHSDLEGTLAIDFEFLDTTLTTPELPVAIQRAHGALRMRDRVLSVRIDGGEITTDGHGTLKVLEGAFTIPELAARPAEASISATVEGPLSAVVALAHTLDLSEIKKTPLQPDDVTGTVRAKVAMRTPLKDNVPMEERQWSIDAQLSGAGTTVAVGGQRFSDADVEVLVNSRRLAARGKATIDGIRVDVNYSEVFRGSKTGAARFVLTDRDRRERGFDTGTALTGPVVVTVEAGEDDEKSFSVDLAQAAIDLPGFTKKKGGPLQANGFFSGAGANINVDELRLEGSGASLQGSMALAGGGLARADFENVALSQGDKADVKIRRDGVGYNIDISASVFDARRLIHSAMSNDGDAAKPKPKSNQSGPPVVASATATRLRLSEDTYATDVAISASHTGKSLSRLSVSGRLDGINAGSFAARVAPGDNGSRDIQVDITELGRMLGAVDVYERMRGGRTRMTAQMTPDGAMVGRVVVEDFSLTDETTLEAIIQRTQERARRSGGAGSPTALSVPEGNAMTFDRLTIDFDKRGDTVTIREAVLRGPVIGGTADGVIDLGTKTMRLNGTFIPAYGVNNLFGRVPVLGQILGGGDQGGLIGVTFRFAGPLDKPALTLNPLSAVAPGIFRKIFEYR, encoded by the coding sequence ATGCCCCGGGCCCGGCTCATCGCCATCGTCGCACTCTCCGCGCTCGTCATCGCCATCGTCCGGATCACTGTCGCACCGATTTCGATCCCGATCACGGGAATGCTGGAGCGGATCGCGATGGAGCGGATGGGGGCTGAGCTTTCCATCGGTCGCGTCGGGGTCCGCCTCGGGGCCGGGCTCCTCGTTCTTTCGATCGAGGACCTGCGCCTCCGGGCGCCGCACCTGTCGGCAACGGTCGACAGCATCAAGGTCGAGCAGCACTTCGGTGGACGCGTCGTCAAGGTGAACGGCGGCGCGATGCAGATCGACCCGTCCGGCGAGCGCGACGGGCCGCCGGCGCTGCCCAGGCCGGGCGACGCCCTCGCCATGCTCGACAAGGGCCTCGCCGGCCTGAGGGCGGCGCTGCTGGAGCAGGGCGTGAAGCGCGTCACGATGACGGACGGGCGGATCGACCTCATCGCCGCAGGACGCCCGATCAACGAAGCGCGGGTGTTCCAGGACGTCGGCGCATCGGTGAGGGCGAGCGACGAGGGGCTGAAGGTGACCGCCGGCGCGGTCGGGGGCAGCGGCCCGATCGCCGTCAATCTCGACTTCGAGAAGCAGCCCGCCGGCAATGCCTTCGAACTTTCCGTCGAGGGTCTCGTCCCGCGCGACCTGGCGCGGATGCCGCCGCTGCAGAAAGGCTTCGTCCTCGCCGTCAACATGTCCGCCTCGGTGCCGGCCGACGAGCCGCCGAAGGCCCGGGCCACCATCGGCATCTCGGGCGGCACCATCGTCATGCGCAATGACCCGCCCCGGCAGTTCGACGGCGGGCGCATCGACCTCGCGCTGGCGCCGGACGGCAACACCATCGAGGTCCTTCCGTCGGAATTCCGCGCCGGCATGTCGACCCTGACCCTCGCCGGCGACATCACCGCCGGCGCCGCGCCGCAGGATCCCTGGACCTTCTCCCTGAACGCGCCCTACGCGCTCCTGCATTCGGCCGACCTCGAGAAGACGCCGGTAGACCTCACCGGCGCGACGCTCACCGGCCGGATCGACATGGCCGAAGGCGTCATCGCCGTCGACGCCTTCCACGCCGACACCGAGACCGGCCGCGCGGACGCGGTATTCTCCGTCGACATCCACGAGGGCAAGCCGTGGTTCGCGATGGCGGCGCAGATCGGCCAGTCCTCCATCAACACGCTCCTCGGCGCCTGGCCGACGATCGCCGCCTACGAACCGCGCAAGGCGATCGCCAACGTGGTGAAGGGCGGCATCGTCAAGCGCGGCGACGTCATGCTCGCCTTCACGCCGCTGGAGATGGACCCCGACCCGCAGACCCACTCGGACCTCGAGGGGACGCTCGCGATCGACTTCGAGTTCCTCGACACGACCCTGACGACGCCGGAGCTGCCGGTGGCGATCCAGCGGGCCCACGGCGCGCTCAGGATGCGCGACCGGGTGCTCTCGGTGCGCATCGACGGGGGCGAGATCACGACCGACGGTCACGGCACGCTGAAGGTGCTGGAGGGTGCGTTCACGATCCCCGAGCTCGCCGCGCGCCCGGCGGAGGCGAGCATCAGCGCCACGGTCGAGGGCCCGCTCTCCGCCGTCGTCGCGCTCGCCCACACCCTCGACCTGTCGGAGATCAAGAAGACGCCGCTGCAGCCGGACGACGTCACCGGCACAGTGCGGGCCAAGGTCGCGATGCGCACGCCGCTCAAGGACAACGTGCCGATGGAGGAGCGGCAGTGGTCCATCGACGCGCAGCTGAGCGGGGCGGGGACCACGGTCGCCGTCGGCGGGCAGCGGTTCAGCGACGCCGACGTCGAGGTGCTGGTCAACTCCCGCCGTCTCGCCGCCCGGGGCAAGGCGACCATCGACGGCATCCGCGTGGACGTGAACTACTCGGAGGTGTTCCGCGGCAGCAAGACCGGCGCGGCGCGGTTCGTGCTGACCGACCGCGACCGACGCGAGCGCGGGTTCGACACGGGCACCGCGCTGACCGGACCTGTCGTCGTGACGGTGGAGGCGGGCGAGGACGACGAGAAGTCGTTCTCCGTCGACCTCGCCCAGGCGGCGATCGACCTGCCGGGCTTCACCAAGAAGAAGGGCGGACCGCTGCAGGCGAACGGGTTTTTCTCCGGCGCCGGCGCCAACATCAACGTGGACGAACTGCGCCTCGAAGGCTCCGGAGCCTCGCTTCAGGGGTCGATGGCCCTCGCCGGCGGCGGTCTCGCCCGGGCCGACTTCGAGAACGTCGCCCTCAGCCAGGGCGACAAGGCGGACGTGAAGATCCGCCGCGACGGCGTCGGCTACAACATCGACATCAGCGCCTCCGTGTTCGACGCGCGGCGGCTGATCCACTCGGCGATGTCCAATGACGGCGATGCCGCCAAGCCGAAGCCGAAATCGAACCAGAGCGGACCGCCGGTTGTCGCCAGCGCGACCGCCACACGGCTGCGCCTGTCGGAGGACACCTACGCGACCGACGTCGCGATCAGCGCCTCGCACACGGGGAAATCGCTCTCGCGGCTCTCGGTGTCGGGGCGGCTCGACGGCATCAACGCCGGCTCCTTCGCAGCCCGCGTGGCGCCCGGCGACAACGGATCCCGCGACATCCAGGTGGACATCACCGAGCTGGGCCGGATGCTGGGCGCGGTCGACGTCTACGAGCGCATGCGCGGCGGGCGGACGCGGATGACCGCGCAGATGACCCCGGACGGGGCGATGGTCGGCCGCGTCGTGGTCGAGGACTTCTCGCTGACCGACGAGACGACGCTGGAGGCGATCATCCAGCGCACCCAGGAGCGCGCCCGGCGCAGCGGCGGCGCGGGTTCACCGACGGCGCTCAGCGTGCCGGAGGGCAACGCGATGACCTTCGACCGCCTTACCATCGACTTCGACAAGCGGGGCGACACGGTCACGATCCGGGAGGCGGTATTGCGGGGGCCGGTGATCGGCGGGACCGCCGACGGGGTGATCGACCTCGGCACCAAGACGATGCGGCTCAACGGCACGTTCATCCCGGCCTACGGGGTCAACAACCTGTTCGGCCGCGTGCCGGTGCTGGGGCAGATCCTGGGCGGGGGCGACCAGGGCGGACTGATCGGCGTCACGTTCCGCTTCGCGGGTCCGCTCGACAAGCCGGCGCTGACGCTGAACCCGCTGTCAGCGGTCGCGCCGGGGATCTTCCGGAAGATCTTCGAGTACCGCTGA
- a CDS encoding ABC transporter ATP-binding protein: protein MTPDAGAAVTLEKTRTAAPLPLSLEQIEFSIGNRAILRNVSLQIRPREVVCLLGASGCGKTTLLRVAAGIERQSKGRVVVGGRVVADAEVFLPPEARRLGFVFQDLALFPHMRIGENVAYGLSGVRRAEALKRASVALEQVGLAGYDRAYPHQLSGGQQQRVALARALLPAPSVVLFDEPFTALDRTLRASVREDVLSVLRAREATAVIVTHDPEEALAMADRIALMRAGQIVQTGTPEEIWRWPIDLAAARVFSTVNAFHARVVGGVAETPVGRVPVGQRPDGELLTIAFRPEALRVYPTDREAGVEVAVERRRFYGTHVELLAHVGDVGLTLQADPYQVPHADTVRLVPDLRQAIVLEGHQ, encoded by the coding sequence ATGACGCCTGACGCCGGCGCCGCTGTGACCCTCGAGAAGACCCGGACGGCCGCACCGCTCCCCCTCAGCCTGGAGCAGATCGAGTTTTCCATCGGCAACAGGGCGATCCTGCGCAACGTGTCGCTGCAGATCCGGCCGCGGGAGGTGGTCTGCCTGCTCGGCGCGTCGGGGTGCGGCAAGACGACACTCCTGCGCGTCGCGGCGGGGATCGAGCGGCAGTCGAAGGGCCGTGTGGTGGTCGGCGGCCGCGTCGTCGCCGACGCGGAGGTGTTCCTGCCGCCGGAGGCGCGACGGCTCGGATTCGTCTTCCAGGACCTCGCCCTCTTTCCGCATATGCGGATCGGCGAAAACGTTGCCTACGGACTGTCGGGCGTTCGCCGGGCGGAAGCGCTGAAGCGGGCGAGCGTCGCGCTGGAGCAGGTGGGGCTCGCCGGCTACGACCGGGCCTATCCGCACCAGCTCTCCGGGGGCCAGCAGCAGCGCGTGGCGCTGGCGAGGGCGCTCCTGCCGGCGCCGAGCGTCGTCCTCTTCGACGAGCCCTTCACCGCGCTCGACCGCACATTGCGCGCCTCGGTCCGCGAGGACGTGCTCTCGGTGCTGCGCGCCCGGGAGGCGACGGCCGTCATCGTCACGCACGACCCCGAGGAGGCGCTCGCCATGGCCGACCGCATCGCCCTGATGCGCGCCGGCCAGATCGTCCAGACCGGAACGCCGGAGGAAATCTGGCGCTGGCCCATCGACCTCGCCGCGGCCCGCGTCTTCTCCACCGTCAACGCCTTCCATGCCCGCGTGGTGGGCGGCGTGGCCGAGACGCCGGTCGGGCGTGTCCCCGTCGGCCAGCGGCCGGACGGCGAGCTCCTGACGATCGCCTTCCGCCCCGAAGCGCTGCGCGTCTACCCCACCGACCGCGAGGCGGGGGTGGAGGTCGCCGTGGAGCGGCGGCGCTTCTACGGCACGCACGTCGAACTGCTGGCCCACGTCGGGGACGTCGGCCTCACGCTGCAGGCCGATCCGTATCAGGTGCCGCACGCCGACACGGTGCGCCTGGTCCCCGATCTTCGGCAAGCCATTGTGCTCGAAGGCCATCAATGA
- a CDS encoding anhydro-N-acetylmuramic acid kinase — MGDPVTPNAADGKRVVGVISGTSMDGVDVALLETDGVSVFARGPSATVPYTSADRALIRAAMPDAMAAPTGDFRTPALAAAEEAITAAHTAAIATFLVEVGPVDLIGWHGQTVAHAPDRGMTMQLGDGKAMAERLGIPVVFDFRSADVAAAGQGAPLVPVYHRALARRAGLAEPALFINLGGVANVTYVDDEHLIAFDTGPASALIDDAMAAVGASYDAGGETAARGRVDAAALEALLDHPYFAAPPPKSLDRDAFDPAPVGSLAHEDRIATLTRFSAEALAAGVALLPRKPVSVVASGGGVHNRTMMRFIEEALGVPVLNADAAGFSTDAMEAEAFAFLAARTLRGLPITYPSTTGVGAPISGGRLERPAA, encoded by the coding sequence ATGGGCGATCCCGTTACACCGAATGCCGCAGATGGCAAGCGTGTGGTTGGGGTGATTTCGGGAACGTCGATGGACGGCGTCGATGTCGCCCTTCTTGAGACCGACGGCGTCAGCGTCTTCGCGCGCGGCCCGTCCGCGACGGTGCCCTACACATCCGCCGACCGCGCCCTGATCCGGGCCGCCATGCCGGACGCGATGGCCGCGCCGACGGGCGACTTCCGCACCCCGGCGCTGGCCGCCGCGGAGGAGGCGATCACCGCCGCGCACACCGCGGCGATCGCGACCTTCCTGGTCGAGGTCGGTCCGGTGGACCTCATCGGCTGGCACGGCCAGACCGTCGCCCACGCGCCCGACCGGGGCATGACGATGCAGCTCGGCGACGGCAAGGCGATGGCCGAGCGGCTCGGCATTCCCGTGGTGTTCGACTTCCGCAGCGCCGACGTGGCGGCGGCCGGGCAGGGGGCGCCGCTGGTGCCGGTCTACCACCGTGCCCTCGCACGGCGGGCGGGCCTTGCCGAGCCGGCGCTCTTCATCAACCTCGGCGGCGTCGCCAACGTCACCTATGTCGACGACGAGCACCTCATTGCCTTCGACACCGGCCCCGCGAGCGCGCTGATCGACGACGCGATGGCGGCGGTGGGCGCGTCGTACGACGCCGGCGGGGAAACCGCCGCGCGCGGACGGGTCGACGCGGCGGCGCTGGAGGCGCTCCTCGACCACCCGTACTTCGCCGCCCCGCCGCCCAAGTCGCTGGACCGGGACGCCTTCGACCCGGCGCCCGTCGGCTCCCTCGCGCACGAGGACCGCATCGCGACGCTGACGCGCTTCTCGGCCGAGGCGCTGGCGGCGGGCGTCGCGCTGCTGCCGCGCAAGCCGGTGAGCGTGGTGGCGTCGGGGGGCGGGGTGCACAACCGCACCATGATGCGCTTCATCGAGGAGGCGCTGGGCGTGCCGGTGCTGAACGCGGACGCGGCCGGGTTCTCGACCGATGCGATGGAGGCGGAGGCGTTCGCCTTCCTGGCGGCGCGCACGCTGCGCGGGCTGCCGATCACCTACCCGTCCACCACCGGGGTCGGCGCGCCGATCAGCGGCGGGCGGCTGGAGCGGCCCGCCGCGTGA
- the tyrS gene encoding tyrosine--tRNA ligase, with the protein MARSDFLHTLHSRGFIHQITDETGLDTLCDDGMVTGYIGFDLTASSLHVGHLVQIMMLHWLQQTGGRPIALMGGGTSKIGDPSGRDTTRQLMTAETIAANKESIFRVFNRFMDFSGNAIAADNAEWLDGLEYVPFLRDVGRHFSVNRMLSMDSVRLRLDREQPLTFLEFNYMVLQAYDFVELNRRYGCVLQMGGSDQWGNIVSGIDLGRRIVGADLYGVTAPLITKSDGTKMGKTAGGAVWLNADMLSPYDYWQFWRNTGDADVERFLKLFTTLPLGEIARLAALQGSEINDAKKTLANEATAMVHGREAAEAAAETAATTFEAGGIAEGLPTIDVPRAELAEGVGVLAAFVRAGLAGSNSEARRAIQGGGARVNDDKLTDDKRVLGEADVAGGVIKLSLGRKKHALLRPV; encoded by the coding sequence ATGGCACGCTCCGATTTCCTTCATACGCTCCACTCGCGCGGCTTCATCCACCAGATCACGGATGAGACCGGGCTCGACACCCTCTGCGACGACGGCATGGTCACCGGGTATATCGGATTCGACCTGACGGCGTCGTCCCTGCATGTCGGCCATCTGGTGCAGATCATGATGCTGCACTGGCTGCAGCAGACCGGCGGCCGCCCGATCGCCCTCATGGGGGGCGGCACTTCCAAGATCGGCGATCCCTCCGGGCGCGACACGACCCGCCAGCTCATGACGGCCGAGACGATCGCCGCCAACAAGGAATCGATCTTCAGGGTGTTCAACCGCTTCATGGACTTCTCCGGGAACGCGATCGCGGCGGACAACGCCGAGTGGCTCGACGGGCTGGAATACGTGCCGTTCCTGCGCGACGTCGGGCGCCACTTCTCGGTCAACCGCATGCTGAGCATGGACTCGGTCCGCCTGCGTCTCGACCGCGAGCAGCCGCTCACCTTCCTGGAGTTCAACTACATGGTCCTCCAGGCCTACGACTTCGTGGAGCTGAACCGCCGCTACGGGTGCGTGCTGCAGATGGGCGGCTCGGACCAGTGGGGCAACATCGTCTCGGGCATCGACCTCGGCCGGCGCATCGTCGGCGCGGACCTCTACGGAGTGACCGCGCCGCTGATCACCAAGTCCGACGGGACCAAGATGGGCAAGACCGCCGGCGGCGCCGTGTGGCTCAACGCCGACATGCTGAGCCCGTACGATTACTGGCAGTTCTGGCGCAACACCGGCGACGCGGACGTGGAGCGCTTCCTGAAGCTCTTCACGACGCTGCCGCTCGGCGAGATCGCCCGGCTGGCGGCGCTCCAGGGCTCGGAGATCAACGACGCCAAGAAGACACTTGCCAACGAGGCGACGGCGATGGTCCACGGGCGCGAGGCGGCCGAGGCCGCCGCCGAGACCGCGGCGACCACCTTCGAGGCCGGCGGCATCGCCGAGGGCCTGCCGACCATCGACGTGCCGCGGGCCGAGCTCGCCGAGGGCGTCGGCGTGCTGGCCGCCTTCGTGCGCGCGGGCCTCGCCGGCTCCAATTCGGAGGCGCGCCGCGCGATCCAGGGCGGCGGCGCCCGCGTCAACGACGACAAGCTGACCGACGACAAGCGCGTGCTGGGTGAGGCCGATGTCGCCGGGGGCGTGATCAAGCTGTCCCTCGGTAGGAAGAAGCACGCGCTCCTGCGCCCGGTCTGA